The following are encoded together in the Daucus carota subsp. sativus chromosome 5, DH1 v3.0, whole genome shotgun sequence genome:
- the LOC108222995 gene encoding aspartic proteinase NANA, chloroplast has product MAKFSFPVTLAFFALIFSVLISVHSVAAAIDVIQTNHHVVVEMPKTLQAMLESDADRQQTFLRRQSVMKKHQRVHSIVKIRRQLVEETRNNVSTRDGVNVAVEMSMHSGADFGIGQYVVAFKAGTPSQKLKLIVDTGSDLTWINCKYRGANGEESRDEVFEADNSSSFDTIPCSSEMCKVELSNLFSLAMCPLPSNPCAFDYRYSDGSSAIGIFANETVTVGLTNGRKAKLENVLMGCSQSSEGPSFRGKAAPDGVLGLGFSKSSFAIRATDTFGGKFSYCLPDHLSPKNVSSHLTFSNPSYQNAATNKIYTTLGAIGTFYAVNIRGISVGDEMLDIPGEIWDVNGVGGAILDTGSSLTFLALPAYKPVVAALALSLNRFQRLGIKIGQLEYCFNATGFNESRDTPRLMFHFQDGSRFEPPVKSYVIDAADEVKCLGLVPTGWPGVSVIGNIMQQSHIWEYDLVNGKLGFAPSSCS; this is encoded by the exons ATGGCCAAATTTTCTTTCCCTGTTACACTTGCGTTTTTCGCGCTCATATTCTCTGTGCTGATTAGCGTTCACAGCGTCGCAGCTGCTATAGACGTTATTCAGACGAATCATCACGTTGTTGTTGAAATGCCAAAAACCTTGCAAGCGATGCTTGAGAGCGACGCTGATCGTCAGCAGACGTTTTTACGGAGACAATCCGTGATGAAGAAGCATCAGAGGGTGCACAGCATTGTTAAAATTAGACGACAATTAGTCGAGGAAACAAGAAACAATGTGAGCACCAGGGACGGGGTGAATGTGGCGGTTGAAATGAGTATGCACTCCGGGGCTGATTTTGGGATCGGGCAGTACGTGGTGGCGTTCAAGGCCGGGACTCCGTCGCAGAAATTGAAGCTGATTGTGGATACGGGAAGTGATCTCACTTGGATCAACTGCAAGTACAGAGGTGCGAATGGGGAGGAGAGTAGAGATGAGGTGTTTGAAGCGGATAATTCGTCGTCGTTTGATACAATTCCTTGTTCTTCAGAGATGTGCAAAGTGGAGCTGTCGAATCTGTTCTCGCTTGCTATGTGTCCTTTGCCTTCCAACCCCTGCGCCTTCGATTACAG GTACTCAGACGGATCTTCAGCAATAGGAATTTTCGCCAACGAGACTGTAACAGTTGGTCTCACAAACGGCAGAAAAGCAAAACTCGAAAATGTACTCATGGGATGCAGCCAATCTTCCGAGGGACCAAGCTTCCGCGGAAAGGCAGCACCTGATGGCGTACTGGGATTGGGGTTTAGCAAGTCATCATTTGCTATAAGAGCTACAGACACTTTTGGAGGCAAGTTCTCCTATTGTTTGCCGGATCATTTAAGCCCTAAAAACGTCTCCAGTCACCTCACATTCTCTAACCCTTCCTACCAAAACGCCGCTACGAACAAGATTTACACCACCCTTGGCGCAATTGGTACATTTTATGCTGTCAACATTAGGGGAATATCAGTAGGGGATGAAATGTTAGACATTCCGGGTGAAATATGGGATGTCAATGGCGTTGGTGGCGCGATACTTGACACGGGTTCCAGCCTTACCTTCCTCGCATTGCCAGCTTACAAGCCTGTAGTAGCTGCACTGGCATTGTCACTGAATAGATTTCAGAGACTGGGCATCAAAATTGGACAGTTGGAATACTGCTTTAACGCCACGGGCTTCAACGAGTCCCGGGACACGCCGAGACTTATGTTTCATTTCCAAGACGGAAGTAGATTCGAGCCACCTGTGAAGAGTTATGTGATTGATGCAGCCGATGAAGTCAAGTGTCTTGGTTTAGTGCCAACCGGTTGGCCTGGAGTTTCCGTGATTGGTAACATTATGCAACAGAGTCATATATGGGAATATGATTTAGTAAACGGTAAGCTGGGGTTTGCTCCCTCCAGCTGCAGTTAA